The region ACAGGCTTTACCATattcattacattcataaggtttcccTAAAGgatgtgttcctttaagtgtttgaagagtacagtgacatgcaaaggctttatcacattgagtacactcataaggtttctctcctgcatgttttcttttgtgtattcagagatgactgtgtcctagaaaggctttacctcatttaTGACATTCAGATTCtttacagtatgtgttcttttatgtattgggTGATGACTGTGACATGATGGTCTTAACACCTTGATTACACTGAGTAACTCTCTTGGTTTTACCTcagtgattacattaataagggtgctctccagtgtgatttcttttgtttatgtgtaaagaattatgacatgcaaaggctttacaaCACTGATAGCATTCATATGGTTACTCTCTTGTATGTGATCTCTTATGTCACTGCAGATTATTGTGTCTTGCAAATgttttacaacactgattacattcacgaggtttctctcctgtacgtGTTCTTTTATAATACTGGAGACTATAAAGCTGTGAAAAGTCTTTATCatgttgattacattcatgaagttTCTTTCCAGTATGCTATCATTAATGTTTTCCAGACTAGTGGGACATGGAAAGGCATTggcacattgattacattcatagtttctctccaatatgggttcttgtatgttttgggagaaaaaaactttatggaaaggctttaccacattgattacattgataaggtttctctccagtatgtgtttttttatgatattggagactactgtgacataaaaaggctttaccacattgactacattcataaggtttttctccagtatgtatttttttatgtctttggagttGACTGTGTTgtttaaagcctttaccacatggattacattgataagggttctctctagtatgtgaccttttatggatttggagagcactgtgacatgaaaagtctttaccactttgactacattcataaggtttcctctccagtatgtgttcttttatgtctttggagactactgtgacatgaaaaggctttaccacattgatcacattcataaggtttctctctagtatgtgtccttttatgtctttggagttGATtgtgttgtgtaaagcctttaccacattcattacattgataaggtttctctccagtatgtgtccttttatggatttggagagaactttgttgtgtaaaggctttaccacatagactacattcataaggtttctctccagtatgtatccTTTTATGACATTGAAGATTACAGTgtaatgaaaaggctttaccacattgactacattcataaggtttctctccagtatgtgttcttttatgtcttaggAGTTGACTGTGTTGTGTAAGgcctttaccacattcattacattgataaggtttctcttcagtatgtgttcttttatgacactGGAGAtaactgtgacatgaaaaggctttaccacattgatcacattcataaggtttctctccagtatgtgtccttttatggatttgaagatgactttgagatgaaaaggctttaccacattgactacattcataaggtttctctccagtatgcgttcttttatgtctttggagactattgtgacatgaaaaggctataccacattgatcacattcataaggtttctctccagtatgtgttcttttatgtatttggagagtATTGTGATatgaaaaagctttaccacattgactacattcataaggtttctttccagtatgtgttcttttatgactttggagaccactgtgacatgaaaaggctttaccacactgattacattcataaggtttctctccagtatgtgtccttttatgacaTTGAAGATTACGGTGACATGacaaggctttaccacattgattacattcatatgctttctctccagtatgacttcttttgtgcctgcaacaataatggacacatgaaaagctttaccacattcattagcctgatcaatcattttatcaatatgaatatattttgcagttggtctaataataaagaacactcagatcttaaggttttatc is a window of Arvicanthis niloticus isolate mArvNil1 chromosome 26, mArvNil1.pat.X, whole genome shotgun sequence DNA encoding:
- the LOC143438914 gene encoding uncharacterized protein LOC143438914 isoform X2 is translated as MLETYWNLTAIGYSWEGHHIEEQRQSSRRHKRSHTGEKAYECNQCGKALSCHRNLQCHKRTHTGEKPYECNQCGKAFSCHSGLQSHKRTHTGKKPYECSQCGKAFSYHNTLQIHKRTHTGEKPYECDQCGIAFSCHNSLQRHKRTHTGEKPYECSQCGKAFSSQSHLQIHKRTHTGEKPYECDQCGKAFSCHSYLQCHKRTHTEEKPYQCNECGKGLTQHSQLLRHKRTHTGEKPYECSQCGKAFSLHCNLQCHKRIHTGEKPYECSLCGKAFTQQSSLQIHKRTHTGEKPYQCNECGKGFTQHNQLQRHKRTHTREKPYECDQCGKAFSCHSSLQRHKRTHTGEETL
- the LOC143438914 gene encoding uncharacterized protein LOC143438914 isoform X1: MWREMTKLNKEPCYSGYAGESEPQCASKMFQSLDAVTCDDVHVNFTAVEWNLLDPSQKNLYKDVMLETYWNLTAIGYSWEGHHIEEQRQSSRRHKRSHTGEKAYECNQCGKALSCHRNLQCHKRTHTGEKPYECNQCGKAFSCHSGLQSHKRTHTGKKPYECSQCGKAFSYHNTLQIHKRTHTGEKPYECDQCGIAFSCHNSLQRHKRTHTGEKPYECSQCGKAFSSQSHLQIHKRTHTGEKPYECDQCGKAFSCHSYLQCHKRTHTEEKPYQCNECGKGLTQHSQLLRHKRTHTGEKPYECSQCGKAFSLHCNLQCHKRIHTGEKPYECSLCGKAFTQQSSLQIHKRTHTGEKPYQCNECGKGFTQHNQLQRHKRTHTREKPYECDQCGKAFSCHSSLQRHKRTHTGEETL